In Microbulbifer elongatus, the DNA window ATGACCTCGGTGATCGCGCGCTTTGCGGAAAGCGCGGACGGCGCCAGCCTGAACGCCGGCTCGCGCCAGGATATCCTCACCCTGCCGCAGCCCTTCGCCAATCACAACGGTGGCCACATTGCCTTTGGGCACGATGGCTACCTGTATATCGGCTTCGGCGACGGCGGTTCCGCCAATGATCCCGAGGCCAACAGCCAGGACACCAGTAACTGGCACGGCGCCATGCTCAGGATCGATGTGGACAGCGGTTCTCCTTACACCGTCCCTGCGGACAACCCGTTCGTGAGTGGCGGTGGCCTGCCGGAGATCTACGCCTACGGCCTCAGAAATCCCTGGCGCTGGAGTTTTGACAAGGTAAGCGGCGACCTGTGGTTGGCGGATGTGGGCCAGTCCGGGTACGAGGAAATCAATGTGATCGAACGCGGCGGCAACTACGGCTGGCGCTGTCGGGAGGGTTTCCACACCACCTCCAACAACTGCAACACCAGCGGCCCCTACGACGATCCCGTATTCGAATACGATCACAGCCAGGGGCAGTCGGTCACCGGGGGGTACGTCTATCGCGGCTCGCAGATCGCTGGCATGCACGGCGCCTATATTTTCGGTGACTACGTCAGTGGCCGGGTCTGGGCCTATACCGATGCGATGTACCAACTGGCGGACACGGATCTTGGGATCACCTCATTCGGAGAATCCAACAGCGGCGAAATCTACCTGGTGGATATCATTGGCGGCGCACTGTACCGGATCGCCGGCGACGGTGGCTCCAGCTCCAGCAGCTCAGGCGGTTCCTCCAGTTCAGGTAGTTCTTCCAGTTCGGGTGGTTCTTCCAGTTCGGGTGGTTCTTCCGGCTCAGGCGGTTCATCCAGTTCAAGCAGTTCAAGCGGCTCCTCGTCCAGTGGCGGTGGCAGCGGTAATGGCGTTGCCTGCGCAATCACCTACGAGAATGTCTGGGGCGACGGCTACCAATTTGATGTCACCGTGAGCAATGCTGGCACCAGCGCGGTGAGCAGCTGGGAGATCGCGCTTCAGTTCAGTGAAGCACCGCAGATCACCAACTCCTGGAATGTGGATCTGGCCGTTTCCGGCAACACCGTCAGTGCCAGCAACGTCGGCTGGAATGGTGCGATCTCTCCCGGAGACAGCGTCGAGTTTGGCTTCCAGGGCGAGCATGACGGCAGCTTCGACCCACCCGAATGCGAGGGTTCCGGTGGCTCGTCCAGCAGCAGCTCGAGCTCGTCCGGAGGCTCCAGTTCTTCGTCAAGCGGTTCCGGTTCGTCATCCGGCAGCTCCAGCAGCGGCGGCACCGGCAACATGAACGGCGGCGAGATCTATGCGGCCAACTGCGCCGGTTGTCATGGCTTCGCCGGCGATGGCGGTCGCGTTGGCGTCCCACTGACGACGCCTCAGGATCTGGATTTCATGATCGGGTTTATCGAGAACAACATGCCCATGGGCCGAGCGGAAGAATGTGGAGCGGAGTGCGCGGAAAGGGTCGGTAACTATATCGCCGATACTTTCTGGGAAGACCTGGAACCCCTGAATTGCGAGATGGTCCGCTACGGCGCCCGTCAGTTGAAACTGCTGACCCGCGCCGAGTACCAGAACACGGTTGAGGATCTGCTGGGGGTAGATTTCGCCGCAGCCGAGAGCCTGGCTGAAGACAGCCAGGTGGGCTACTTCATCAACAACGCCCACGCCTCGATGGTGACCAGCACTTACGATCGCTATTTGACCGCGGCCGAGGAAATAGCGGCCTGGTCGGCGGCGCGGGACTTCTCGCCGGCGCTGAACTGTAGCGCATTCAATCAGAGCTGCGTGGATCAGTTTATCGGCGACTTTGCGCCGAAACTCTTCCGGCGCCCACTGGATACCCAGGAAGTGGCCACCTACTCGGAACTGGCCAACGGCACCGTTACCGAAGGCGATGTGCAGGCGGGCATGCAGCTCGCGCTGATGACCATGCTTTCTTCACCGCAGTTCCTGTATCGCCACGAGTTGGGTGAAGCGAATCCGGCCAACAGTGCCATCGACATGAACGCTTTCGAGTTGACCTCGCACGAAATGGCCACCTGGCTGAGTTACTCATTCACCGGCTCCACCCCGGATGACATCGCCCTGCAGAAGGCGGCCAACGACCAGTTGCGCGACCCCGTGGAGATCACCGAGGAAGCGCAGCGGCTGCTGGACCTGGCCGAGGCCCGGGACACCATGGGTGATTTCGTCGGAAGCTGGCTGGGCACCGACAGCCTGGAAAACGCGCCCAAGGATCCGGCGGTCTGGCCCGGTTTCGAGGAAGTGGCGCCGCATATGGAGCGGGAAATCCGCGAAGTCTTCGCCGAGGTGATGCTGAACGACAACGAGTCTTTCGCCTCTCTCTATGATGCCAACTGGACCTTCGTCAACGGACCCCTGGCGCAGCACTACGGTATCAGCGGCGTATCCGGCGACGAGTTCCAGCAGGTCACCACCAGTGACCGCGGTGGCATCCTCACCAGCGGTGCATTCATGGCGCGCTGGGCGGAGCTGACTGAAACCTCGCCGATCCGGCGCTCGGTGCGCGTGCGCCGCCGTATGCTGTGCCAGGATCAGCCGGATCCGCCCGCCGGTATCACGGAAAGCCGCGCCGAGCGTCTGGAAGAGCTGGCGGATCTGATCGCCGATCCGGCCACCACCAACCGTATGAAGTACGAAGCGCTCACTTCTGTGGCGCCCTGTCTGAACTGTCACCAGGAGTGGATCAACCCCCTCGGCGGCGGCATGGAAGACTTTGATGCGGTGGGCAACCCCCGCAGCGTTGACCATAACGGCAATCTGATCGATGCCAGTGGCGCCCTGTACGCACCGGATGTGCTGAGCAACCGCGGTGAGTCGATCGCGTTCGAGGGTTCCCGCGGTCTGGGCCAGCTACTGGCGACCCTGCCCGCCGCGCAGTCCTGCGTATCGCAGAATATGTTCCGCTTTATGCTCGGGGTGGGGCACGACGGCATCGACAACTCCAACCCGGAAGGGCGGGCACTGGATCCGGTCGAGGAGGAGGGGTACGCCTGTACGGTAAACGATATGACCGACACCCTGGTGCAGCAGAGCCCCCGGGCGATGCTCGAAAACATGAGTACTCTGGATGCGGTGCGTTACCGCAAAGAGTGGCAGCGCTGAGGCAGCAGGTGTGACGGGCCGGTGTTATTCATCGCACCGGTCCATTGCGCCACCCGAACCCAGTGGATCAGCCATATAAACAGAACAAGGGCGCAAGTTATGAAAAAGCCATACAAAAATGTGTTTGATAAAAGACGCAGGGATTTACTGAAAATTTTTGCCGCCGCGGGTATCGGCAAGGGACTGCTGCGGGCCTCGCCGCTGGTCGGGGGCATGATGGCGTCCCGCCTGGCCGAGGCGCAGACGGGGCCCAACAAATCGGTGGTGATCTACGTGCCCGACGGCGCCCTGCCGGAACACTGGTACCCCAACGAGGACCTGACCAGTTTCGGGGACATGTCCCAGCCCTACAGTACCGTCGCCAGCGAGTGCAACTTTCTCAAAAGCATGGGCCACCACCGCGGCGGCCACGGCGTCATGCCCACCATTATCAACAACAGTTGGGGCGGCGACAGTTTCGATGTGAACATGGGCAGAATCCTCGGTGAGAATCTGCCGTTTACCTATGTGAACCTGGGCGTGCACAGCAATGGCAAGGGCGTTCTGACCAAGGACAACGGTTCGAAAGTACCGTTTGAGGACAACCCCTTCAACGCCTTCAACCGGCTGTTCGGCAATCTGCAGCCCGGCGGTGGCGGCAACCCCAAACTGAACGCGGTGGATGCACACCTGGATGCGGTCAGGGCCCTGAAAATAAAACTGGGTTCCTACGAACAACAGCGCCTCGATTCGCATTTGACGGCGATCGAGGAAACCCAGCGACGCCTGCAGGATCTGGGTGGTGGCCTGTCCTGTGCCGCCGCCAGCCCTCCGGCCGAGTTTCCGATTGAATTTTCCACCTTTCAGCAACAGGCGGAATTGCAGGCGGATATCATTGCCCTGGCGCTAGAGTGCAACTTCACCGCCTCCTGTTCTCTGGCATTGGGTAACGACGGCGCCGAGTTCACCCTGCCCTACCTGAATTTTCAGAACACTTACCATTCATCCATCCATGGCGGCAACGGCGGCGACCCGACTTACCCTCACTACCGGGAGACCCGCGCCCACCTGAGCAGCCTGTCGGCTTCACTGATTGGCCGCCTGCGGGATCGCGGCATCCTCGACAGCACCATTGTGTGCGAGGTTACCGATATGGGTAATGGCGACGCCCACAGCAACACCGACGTTCCGTTGATCATGGCCGGCGGTGGTGGCGCCATACAGCGCG includes these proteins:
- a CDS encoding cellulose binding domain-containing protein, translating into MKSLVQKISSLLLLLCAWCSTSAAIAATCEYVVVNDWGSGAQASIRITNNGAGPINGWEVNWEYSDGTVVTDSWNAEISGDNPYTANNLSWNGNLQPDQFAEVGLQVSNGADSASVPAITGSVCDGGSSSSSSSSSSGSGSSSSSSSSGSSSGSSSSSGSGSSSGSGSSSGSGSSSGGGPSGPPPAVTLERAFPNLTFNQPLGLMQAPGDDSRWYVLEKTGTVYWIDANDNATATKNTYLDLSDLVDTAVEGGVLGMAFHPDYQSNGQVFLSFTTPASEPMTSVIARFAESADGASLNAGSRQDILTLPQPFANHNGGHIAFGHDGYLYIGFGDGGSANDPEANSQDTSNWHGAMLRIDVDSGSPYTVPADNPFVSGGGLPEIYAYGLRNPWRWSFDKVSGDLWLADVGQSGYEEINVIERGGNYGWRCREGFHTTSNNCNTSGPYDDPVFEYDHSQGQSVTGGYVYRGSQIAGMHGAYIFGDYVSGRVWAYTDAMYQLADTDLGITSFGESNSGEIYLVDIIGGALYRIAGDGGSSSSSSGGSSSSGSSSSSGGSSSSGGSSGSGGSSSSSSSSGSSSSGGGSGNGVACAITYENVWGDGYQFDVTVSNAGTSAVSSWEIALQFSEAPQITNSWNVDLAVSGNTVSASNVGWNGAISPGDSVEFGFQGEHDGSFDPPECEGSGGSSSSSSSSSGGSSSSSSGSGSSSGSSSSGGTGNMNGGEIYAANCAGCHGFAGDGGRVGVPLTTPQDLDFMIGFIENNMPMGRAEECGAECAERVGNYIADTFWEDLEPLNCEMVRYGARQLKLLTRAEYQNTVEDLLGVDFAAAESLAEDSQVGYFINNAHASMVTSTYDRYLTAAEEIAAWSAARDFSPALNCSAFNQSCVDQFIGDFAPKLFRRPLDTQEVATYSELANGTVTEGDVQAGMQLALMTMLSSPQFLYRHELGEANPANSAIDMNAFELTSHEMATWLSYSFTGSTPDDIALQKAANDQLRDPVEITEEAQRLLDLAEARDTMGDFVGSWLGTDSLENAPKDPAVWPGFEEVAPHMEREIREVFAEVMLNDNESFASLYDANWTFVNGPLAQHYGISGVSGDEFQQVTTSDRGGILTSGAFMARWAELTETSPIRRSVRVRRRMLCQDQPDPPAGITESRAERLEELADLIADPATTNRMKYEALTSVAPCLNCHQEWINPLGGGMEDFDAVGNPRSVDHNGNLIDASGALYAPDVLSNRGESIAFEGSRGLGQLLATLPAAQSCVSQNMFRFMLGVGHDGIDNSNPEGRALDPVEEEGYACTVNDMTDTLVQQSPRAMLENMSTLDAVRYRKEWQR
- a CDS encoding DUF1552 domain-containing protein, coding for MKKPYKNVFDKRRRDLLKIFAAAGIGKGLLRASPLVGGMMASRLAEAQTGPNKSVVIYVPDGALPEHWYPNEDLTSFGDMSQPYSTVASECNFLKSMGHHRGGHGVMPTIINNSWGGDSFDVNMGRILGENLPFTYVNLGVHSNGKGVLTKDNGSKVPFEDNPFNAFNRLFGNLQPGGGGNPKLNAVDAHLDAVRALKIKLGSYEQQRLDSHLTAIEETQRRLQDLGGGLSCAAASPPAEFPIEFSTFQQQAELQADIIALALECNFTASCSLALGNDGAEFTLPYLNFQNTYHSSIHGGNGGDPTYPHYRETRAHLSSLSASLIGRLRDRGILDSTIVCEVTDMGNGDAHSNTDVPLIMAGGGGAIQRGVSNAGGASYTPLHQIHTAAVALQAHQHPLYQGYESEVIPGVLT